From the genome of Vespa crabro chromosome 24, iyVesCrab1.2, whole genome shotgun sequence, one region includes:
- the LOC124432249 gene encoding carbonic anhydrase 2 isoform X1, with the protein MGSKNEWDYSSRNGPSTWVEKFPMAAGSRQSPVNIETDRVESDHEALSSKPLRWKYPATASRKLVNPGYCWRIDTDGDGTLLSGGPLMDDIYKLEQYHCHWGCSDSRGSEHTVDGQAFAGELHLVHWNTSKYKTFAEAAKASDGLAVLGVFLKVGKTHEEMDKIARLLPYVSHKDEVVEIADLIDPSKLLPVRGGRVSTQRCANPCMRWADRIIRHENKLDFQDDNGYWTYLGSLTTPPFNESVTWILFKKYIEVSHHQLNIFRNLRKFPRGEECPCHENHGAVINNFRPPLPLGNRVLRECGSF; encoded by the exons ATGGGCTCCAAGAACGAGTGGGACTATTCGAGCCGAAACG GACCCAGCACTTGGGTGGAGAAATTCCCAATGGCGGCGGGTTCGAGGCAGAGTCCGGTGAATATCGAAACCGACCGGGTAGAATCCGATCACGAGGCTCTAAGTAGCAAACCTCTTCGTTGGAAATATCCTGCTACTGCATCCCGGAAGTTGGTCAATCCAGGATATTGTTGGAGAATCGATACCGATGGTGATGGGACTC TTTTGAGCGGTGGACCTCTCATGGATGATATTTATAAGCTCGAACAGTATCATTGCCATTGGGGATGTAGCGACTCGAGAGGTTCCGAGCATACCGTTGACGGTCAAGCTTTCGCTGGCGAG CTCCACTTGGTTCATTGGAACACAAGCAAGTACAAGACATTCGCGGAAGCTGCGAAAGCGTCGGATGGTCTCGCTGTGTTGGGTGTCTTCCTCAAG GTTGGTAAGACCCACGAGGAGATGGATAAGATCGCACGTTTATTGCCATACGTGTCGCACAAGGACGAAGTTGTAGAAATAGCGGATCTCATTGACCCCAGCAAGTTGCTTCCCG TGCGCGGTGGACGAGTCAGCACGCAGAGATGCGCTAATCCGTGCATGCGTTGGGCCGACCGAATCATACGTCATGAGAACAAATTGGATTTTCAAG ACGATAACGGTTATTGGACATATTTGGGATCCCTGACAACTCCACCGTTTAACGAGAGCGTCACATGGATTCTCTTCAAGAAATACATCGAGGTGTCTCATCACCAGCTCAACATCTTTCGTAATCTGCGTAAATTCCCACGCGGAGAGGAATGTCCTTGTCACGAGAATCACGGGGCT GTGATCAACAATTTCCGTCCACCGCTGCCGCTAGGAAATCGTGTGCTAAGGGAATGTGGCAGCTTTTAA
- the LOC124432249 gene encoding carbonic anhydrase 2 isoform X3, with the protein MGSKNEWDYSSRNGPSTWVEKFPMAAGSRQSPVNIETDRVESDHEALSSKPLRWKYPATASRKLVNPGYCWRIDTDGDGTLLSGGPLMDDIYKLEQYHCHWGCSDSRGSEHTVDGQAFAGELHLVHWNTSKYKTFAEAAKASDGLAVLGVFLKVGKTHEEMDKIARLLPYVSHKDEVVEIADLIDPSKLLPDDNGYWTYLGSLTTPPFNESVTWILFKKYIEVSHHQLNIFRNLRKFPRGEECPCHENHGAVINNFRPPLPLGNRVLRECGSF; encoded by the exons ATGGGCTCCAAGAACGAGTGGGACTATTCGAGCCGAAACG GACCCAGCACTTGGGTGGAGAAATTCCCAATGGCGGCGGGTTCGAGGCAGAGTCCGGTGAATATCGAAACCGACCGGGTAGAATCCGATCACGAGGCTCTAAGTAGCAAACCTCTTCGTTGGAAATATCCTGCTACTGCATCCCGGAAGTTGGTCAATCCAGGATATTGTTGGAGAATCGATACCGATGGTGATGGGACTC TTTTGAGCGGTGGACCTCTCATGGATGATATTTATAAGCTCGAACAGTATCATTGCCATTGGGGATGTAGCGACTCGAGAGGTTCCGAGCATACCGTTGACGGTCAAGCTTTCGCTGGCGAG CTCCACTTGGTTCATTGGAACACAAGCAAGTACAAGACATTCGCGGAAGCTGCGAAAGCGTCGGATGGTCTCGCTGTGTTGGGTGTCTTCCTCAAG GTTGGTAAGACCCACGAGGAGATGGATAAGATCGCACGTTTATTGCCATACGTGTCGCACAAGGACGAAGTTGTAGAAATAGCGGATCTCATTGACCCCAGCAAGTTGCTTCCCG ACGATAACGGTTATTGGACATATTTGGGATCCCTGACAACTCCACCGTTTAACGAGAGCGTCACATGGATTCTCTTCAAGAAATACATCGAGGTGTCTCATCACCAGCTCAACATCTTTCGTAATCTGCGTAAATTCCCACGCGGAGAGGAATGTCCTTGTCACGAGAATCACGGGGCT GTGATCAACAATTTCCGTCCACCGCTGCCGCTAGGAAATCGTGTGCTAAGGGAATGTGGCAGCTTTTAA
- the LOC124432249 gene encoding carbonic anhydrase 1 isoform X2 → MGAFVCGPSTWVEKFPMAAGSRQSPVNIETDRVESDHEALSSKPLRWKYPATASRKLVNPGYCWRIDTDGDGTLLSGGPLMDDIYKLEQYHCHWGCSDSRGSEHTVDGQAFAGELHLVHWNTSKYKTFAEAAKASDGLAVLGVFLKVGKTHEEMDKIARLLPYVSHKDEVVEIADLIDPSKLLPVRGGRVSTQRCANPCMRWADRIIRHENKLDFQDDNGYWTYLGSLTTPPFNESVTWILFKKYIEVSHHQLNIFRNLRKFPRGEECPCHENHGAVINNFRPPLPLGNRVLRECGSF, encoded by the exons ATGGGAGCCTTCGTCTGTG GACCCAGCACTTGGGTGGAGAAATTCCCAATGGCGGCGGGTTCGAGGCAGAGTCCGGTGAATATCGAAACCGACCGGGTAGAATCCGATCACGAGGCTCTAAGTAGCAAACCTCTTCGTTGGAAATATCCTGCTACTGCATCCCGGAAGTTGGTCAATCCAGGATATTGTTGGAGAATCGATACCGATGGTGATGGGACTC TTTTGAGCGGTGGACCTCTCATGGATGATATTTATAAGCTCGAACAGTATCATTGCCATTGGGGATGTAGCGACTCGAGAGGTTCCGAGCATACCGTTGACGGTCAAGCTTTCGCTGGCGAG CTCCACTTGGTTCATTGGAACACAAGCAAGTACAAGACATTCGCGGAAGCTGCGAAAGCGTCGGATGGTCTCGCTGTGTTGGGTGTCTTCCTCAAG GTTGGTAAGACCCACGAGGAGATGGATAAGATCGCACGTTTATTGCCATACGTGTCGCACAAGGACGAAGTTGTAGAAATAGCGGATCTCATTGACCCCAGCAAGTTGCTTCCCG TGCGCGGTGGACGAGTCAGCACGCAGAGATGCGCTAATCCGTGCATGCGTTGGGCCGACCGAATCATACGTCATGAGAACAAATTGGATTTTCAAG ACGATAACGGTTATTGGACATATTTGGGATCCCTGACAACTCCACCGTTTAACGAGAGCGTCACATGGATTCTCTTCAAGAAATACATCGAGGTGTCTCATCACCAGCTCAACATCTTTCGTAATCTGCGTAAATTCCCACGCGGAGAGGAATGTCCTTGTCACGAGAATCACGGGGCT GTGATCAACAATTTCCGTCCACCGCTGCCGCTAGGAAATCGTGTGCTAAGGGAATGTGGCAGCTTTTAA